The Candidatus Thermokryptus mobilis nucleotide sequence CCTCACCAATTTGAATCTCCCTTGGGACGAGTGTAAAATTAACCGTAACTCTTTCACCAACCCCCAGTTCAATAATTTTTGTCTGCTTACCATAAGCAACATGAAGAGCGTTAACCTCATAGGTTCCCGGTGGCAAAGATAAAACATTATAAATTCCTGAAGCCGTCGTAATTCCGCCACGAATATACCCGGTCTCAACATTTCTTACTACAATTTCAACATCTGGTATCGGTTTCCCTTCATTGTCAAAAACCTTACCAGTTAAAGATGCGGTATAAGTCCCGCTACCCTGCGAGAAAAGAAAATGAATAGATAAGATTAAAAAAATCGGAAGGAAATACTTAGCGAGCCNNNNNNNNNNNNNNNNNNNNNNNNNNNNNNNNNNNNNNNNNNNNNNNNNNNNNNNNNNNNNNNNNNNNNNNNNNNNNNNNNNNNNNNNNNNNNNNNNNNNNNNNNNNNNNNNNNNNNNNNNNNNNNNNNNNNNNNNNNNNNNNNNNNNNNNNNNNNNNNNNNNNNNNNNNNNNNNNNNNNNNNNNNNNNNNNNNNNNNNNNNNNNNNNNNNNNNNNNNNNNNNNNNNNNNNNNNNNNNNNNNNNNNNNNNNNNNNNNNNNNNNNNNNNNNNNNNNNNNNNNNNNNNNNNNNNNNNNNNNNNNNNNNNNNNNNNNNNNNNNNNNNNNNNNNNNNNNNNNNNNNNNNNNNNNNNNNNNNNNNNNNNNNNNNNNNNNNNNNNNNNNNNNNNNNNNNNNNNNNNNNNNNNNNNNNNNNNNNNNNNNNNNNNNNNNNNNNNNNNNNNNNNNNNNNNNNNNNNNNNNNNNNNNNNNNNNNNNNNNNNNNNNNNNNNNNNNNNNNNNNNNNNNNNNNNNNNNNNNNNNNNNNNNNNNNNNNNNNNNNNNNNNNNNNNNNNNNNNNNNNNNNNNNNNNNNNNNNNNNNNNNNNNNNNNNNNNNNNNNNNNNNNNNNNNNNNNNNNNNNNNNNNNNNNNNNNNNNNNNNNNNNNNNNNNNNNNNNNNNNNNNNNNNTTTCCCCCTGATTTTTAGAGATTAAAAAAATTTTAATTTTGCAAACGCTCTAAAAAATAAAAAGCCCCGCCAAGTTTGCGGGGCTTGCAATTTATCGGAACTAAATCATCTCTTCCCAGGATTTAGTATCTTCGCATGAGGACGAACATCTTGATTTGCCCTCGCCCAAATTATATATGCCTCCATTGCCTTTAACCTCGGATCGCTTTCATCAAGCGGTTTCCCTTCCATTGGGTTTTCAATACACCAGTTTATCATATCGCGCAAAAGAGCAATCTTTTTCAACTGAACCTGAAACTTTGGATATGTCTCAGGATGTGTATCCAGCAGCGTCTGGATGACACATATCGCAGGAAATCCCGTTCGTTCCAAGTGACGGATCGTGAAACCACTTATACCCCTCCTCAATCATCGCTTTCAATTCCCTCTCCCATATCAAAGAATCACGTCTTGTAAACTTTGTTGCCTGATATTTCTTCTGCTGTTGATAAGTCGCAAGAAGCATTGAAGCAACTTCTTGGGCTTTTTCACGGGTCATCACTTCATTTGATTTAACATCGTTTAAGACAAGTTTTGTTTCACCATCGCATGCAGTGATCACCTTTTTATCGCTCTTCTTTGAATCATCACCTTCAACCGCTGAGGTAATGTTGACTCTACCGCTTAAAAATAACAACACTGATAACAACATTAAAACACCAAAAGAAAACTTTCCCTTCATAACCTAAACCTCCTAATTAGTTTTTTTAAAATGATGGATCTAATGGAAGAGGTGGAACATCTTCTTTACCACCCGACTCAAGATATCTTGCACTAACCTTCATCGGTTCTCTACTCCAGAGGTTATAAATTTTATCCGCTTTTCCATTTGTCAAAACCTCAACTGTTCCATCGCCACATCCATCAAATTGATCAAATGGATCCGCCCTGTTCATCTTTATAGTCAACTTCGGAAGCCCTGTTGGGGCATATGGCCATGGCCAGGCTGTTGAAAGCATGCCGTAAAAGTTAATGTTACCTATCTTGTTAAAAACTGGTTGATGCGTATGCCCATGAATAACGGTCACATTCTTAAATGGTCTCAAAAGAGCTTGCACCTCCTCAGCATCATCAGTCCAGAAATTCCACGGTTTGTAATACTTGTAAAGAGGCGAGTGCGAAAACACAACTATCGGTGTATCTTTTGAAATCTTCGCAAGGTCTTGCTTTAACCATTCAAACTGTCTCTTCCCAACATCACCATATCCTCTTCCGACCGTGAAGGGTTTCCCTTTAGGATTATCAAGCTGAGCCATAAACTTCATCCTCTCCATCGGTGTCATTTTCGTCTCGGTCCAATAGTCATCAACAAGGACAGAATTTAACACTATGAAATGAACGCCTTTATGATCAAACGAATACCATGGTTGCCCGAAAAGTTCCATCCATTTTTCACCGAGGTCAAGATACCAATCGTGTTCACCAACCATCATATACACTTTCGCCTTAAGCTCACTTAAAATTTCTTTTCCAAGCTTTAATTCCTCCGGTTGTCCAAGTTGAGCAAGGTCACCGCCAAAAAGAACAAAATCGGGCTGTGGGTCAAGGGCATTGACATCCTGAACTGCTTTTAAAGCAGCACGCACAAACCTTTCGTTCAATTTCCTCTCGTAAAGATGCGTATCTGAAATGTAAGCAAATCTAAACTTAACCTCTGTCTTACCCTGTTTCGCTTCTACTGCTTCAACAAGTTGGAATGAATGTGGTGGGAATTGATTCTTTGCAAGGGCAACTGCAGCTGAGGCCATCGCGACCTTC carries:
- a CDS encoding metallophosphoesterase family protein; translated protein: MPKMPSERKEEQYLKEREKFFEMLPKLNRRQFLKVAMASAAVALAKNQFPPHSFQLVEAVEAKQGKTEVKFRFAYISDTHLYERKLNERFVRAALKAVQDVNALDPQPDFVLFGGDLAQLGQPEELKLGKEILSELKAKVYMMVGEHDWYLDLGEKWMELFGQPWYSFDHKGVHFIVLNSVLVDDYWTETKMTPMERMKFMAQLDNPKGKPFTVGRGYGDVGKRQFEWLKQDLAKISKDTPIVVFSHSPLYKYYKPWNFWTDDAEEVQALLRPFKNVTVIHGHTHQPVFNKIGNINFYGMLSTAWPWPYAPTGLPKLTIKMNRADPFDQFDGCGDGTVEVLTNGKADKIYNLWSREPMKVSARYLESGGKEDVPPLPLDPSF
- a CDS encoding cytochrome-c peroxidase, whose product is MKGKFSFGVLMLLSVLLFLSGRVNITSAVEGDDSKKSDKKVITACDGETKLVLNDVKSNEVMTREKAQEVASMLLATYQQQKKYQATKFTRRDSLIWERELKAMIEEGYKWFHDPSLGTNGISCDMCHPDAAGYTS